From one Microbacterium aurum genomic stretch:
- a CDS encoding sensor histidine kinase, which produces MTIATSASGSPSVAAPPSVARATRPHLASHLGAIAQLAAAGLVGSLLFGALATLLSLGVSLLLVLGIGILFLLAFLYLLWATSWLEHERVEGLYGFGVPTLRARRSGVPGFGGWMRTLWQQFIDGQMWRGVASAAIATVLGLVVLPTVAGLVASVGLAFAPLGAADTVRVPGTGFQIEDGWAVGLGVLGVVISLAVLLGVALLHAVLTRAILVPSQEAQFAAQAQVAGAQRAGAVRASEVERTRIERDLHDGVQPRLVSVAMTLGLAQQKIDDDPAAAKALVDEAHTSTKAAITELRQLARGIHASVLDDRGLDAALSALAARSPIPVQLDVRVEGRCSAQAEAAVYFAIAESLTNAAKHSRGSEARVVVRRRDDGTLWARVEDNGIGGARVLPGGGLDGITNRILAAGGTARLDSPAGGPTALEVSVPCAS; this is translated from the coding sequence ATGACCATCGCCACATCCGCCAGCGGCTCCCCGTCGGTCGCCGCGCCGCCGTCGGTCGCGCGCGCCACGCGGCCCCATCTGGCCTCCCACCTCGGCGCGATCGCCCAGCTGGCGGCCGCCGGCCTCGTCGGCTCGCTCCTGTTCGGCGCACTCGCGACGCTGCTGAGCCTCGGCGTGAGCCTGCTGCTGGTGCTCGGCATCGGCATCCTGTTCCTCCTCGCCTTCCTCTATCTGCTGTGGGCGACCTCGTGGCTCGAGCACGAGCGGGTCGAGGGTCTGTACGGTTTCGGCGTTCCCACGCTGCGCGCACGACGCAGCGGCGTCCCTGGGTTCGGCGGCTGGATGCGCACCCTGTGGCAGCAGTTCATCGACGGGCAGATGTGGCGCGGCGTCGCCAGCGCCGCCATCGCGACGGTGCTCGGCCTCGTCGTGCTACCCACCGTCGCGGGGCTCGTCGCCTCGGTCGGCCTCGCGTTCGCTCCGCTGGGGGCCGCCGACACCGTGCGCGTCCCCGGCACCGGCTTCCAGATCGAGGACGGGTGGGCGGTCGGCCTCGGCGTGCTCGGCGTCGTCATCTCGCTCGCCGTGCTTCTCGGCGTCGCGCTGCTGCACGCCGTGCTCACCCGCGCGATCCTCGTCCCCTCGCAGGAGGCGCAGTTCGCCGCGCAGGCGCAGGTCGCCGGCGCGCAGCGGGCGGGAGCCGTGCGGGCGAGCGAGGTCGAGCGCACCCGCATCGAGCGCGACCTGCACGACGGCGTGCAGCCGCGGCTCGTCTCCGTCGCGATGACCCTGGGTCTCGCCCAGCAGAAGATCGACGACGACCCCGCCGCCGCGAAAGCCCTCGTCGACGAGGCGCACACCTCCACGAAGGCGGCGATCACCGAGCTGCGGCAGCTGGCCCGCGGCATCCACGCCTCTGTCCTGGACGATCGTGGGCTGGATGCCGCGCTCAGCGCGCTCGCGGCCCGCTCCCCCATCCCGGTGCAGCTCGACGTGCGCGTTGAGGGACGCTGCAGCGCGCAGGCCGAGGCCGCCGTGTACTTCGCGATCGCGGAGTCGCTGACGAACGCGGCGAAGCACTCCCGCGGCTCGGAGGCGCGCGTCGTGGTGCGCCGCCGCGACGACGGGACCCTCTGGGCGCGCGTCGAGGACAACGGCATCGGCGGCGCACGGGTGCTACCCGGTGGCGGACTGGACGGCATCACCAACCGCATCCTCGCCGCCGGCGGCACCGCCCGCCTGGACAGCCCGGCCGGCGGACCGACCGCCCTGGAGGTGAGCGTCCCGTGCGCATCCTGA
- a CDS encoding Cof-type HAD-IIB family hydrolase produces the protein MTAPDIRLIAVDMDGTLLRPDGSMPDGLWALLERLRERKIAFAPASGRQLATLQRMFAGVDAELDYIAENGAYVVRGDAEVSSDAMDPVFAAAVVARLRGLVADGALRAGLVVCGKRSAYIEDTAPQFVAEVEKYYARLEVVPDLLAVSDQILKLAIFDIDGGEAHTAPAFADLRESHQVVVSGRHWVDIMNTTVNKGVALRNLQAALGVTPAQTAAFGDYLNDLQLLQAADWSYAMADAHPDVAAVARFRAGSNAEAGVLTEIDELIGE, from the coding sequence GTGACCGCACCCGACATCCGCCTCATCGCCGTCGACATGGACGGCACGCTGCTCCGGCCCGACGGGTCGATGCCCGACGGACTGTGGGCGCTGCTCGAGCGACTGCGGGAGCGGAAGATCGCGTTCGCGCCCGCCAGCGGGCGGCAGCTCGCGACACTGCAGCGGATGTTCGCCGGTGTCGACGCCGAGCTCGACTACATCGCCGAGAACGGTGCGTACGTCGTGAGAGGGGATGCCGAGGTCAGCTCCGACGCGATGGATCCGGTCTTCGCGGCCGCCGTGGTCGCCCGGTTGCGCGGCCTCGTCGCGGACGGCGCACTGCGCGCCGGGCTCGTGGTGTGCGGCAAGCGCTCGGCGTACATCGAGGACACCGCGCCGCAGTTCGTGGCCGAGGTCGAGAAGTACTATGCGAGGCTCGAGGTCGTGCCCGACCTGCTGGCGGTGTCGGACCAGATCCTCAAGCTCGCGATCTTCGACATCGACGGCGGCGAGGCGCACACGGCGCCGGCGTTCGCCGACCTCCGCGAGAGCCATCAGGTCGTCGTGTCGGGCCGGCACTGGGTCGACATCATGAACACGACCGTGAACAAGGGTGTGGCCCTGCGGAACCTGCAGGCCGCTCTCGGTGTCACGCCCGCCCAGACCGCCGCCTTCGGCGACTACCTCAACGACCTGCAGCTGCTGCAGGCGGCGGACTGGTCGTACGCGATGGCCGACGCCCACCCCGACGTGGCTGCCGTCGCGCGGTTCCGCGCGGGCTCCAACGCCGAGGCGGGCGTCCTCACCGAGATCGATGAACTGATCGGGGAGTGA
- a CDS encoding aldo/keto reductase: MVTIPTVTLNDGTAFPELGLGTYNLRGEDGTAAIVAAIESGYRLLDSAVNYENEAEVGEAARRSGIRDELIVATKVPGRDHGYDETIRSAEGSLERLGLDRIDLYLIHWPNPSVDRYVDTFRAMIALQGEGKVGSVGVSNFTEPMLTRLIDETGVTPAVNQVELHPYFPQAALRAFHAEHGIRTESWSPLARRSELLTERVVADVAAAHGVTPTQAVLRWHTQLGSTPIPKSADPARQIENADVFGFTLTDAEVSAISGLERGRLWDGDPDTHEEM, translated from the coding sequence ATGGTCACGATTCCCACGGTCACCCTGAACGACGGCACCGCCTTTCCCGAGCTCGGTCTCGGCACCTACAACCTGCGCGGCGAGGACGGCACGGCCGCCATCGTCGCCGCCATCGAGAGCGGTTACCGGCTGCTCGACTCGGCCGTCAACTACGAGAACGAGGCGGAGGTCGGCGAGGCGGCGCGGCGCAGCGGCATCCGCGACGAGCTCATCGTGGCGACGAAGGTGCCCGGCCGCGATCACGGCTACGACGAGACGATCCGCAGCGCCGAGGGATCGCTCGAGCGACTCGGGCTCGACCGGATCGACCTGTACCTCATCCACTGGCCGAACCCCAGCGTAGATCGCTACGTCGACACGTTCCGCGCCATGATCGCGCTGCAGGGCGAAGGCAAGGTCGGCTCGGTCGGCGTCTCGAACTTCACCGAGCCGATGCTGACCCGCCTCATCGACGAGACCGGGGTCACCCCCGCCGTCAACCAGGTCGAGCTGCACCCCTACTTCCCGCAGGCGGCGCTGCGCGCGTTCCACGCCGAGCACGGCATCCGCACCGAGAGCTGGAGCCCGCTCGCGCGCCGCAGCGAGCTGCTCACCGAGCGCGTCGTCGCCGACGTCGCCGCCGCGCACGGCGTCACGCCCACGCAGGCCGTCCTCCGCTGGCACACGCAGCTGGGCTCGACGCCCATCCCGAAGTCCGCCGACCCCGCGCGTCAGATCGAGAACGCCGACGTGTTCGGCTTCACGCTGACGGATGCCGAGGTCAGCGCGATCAGCGGGCTCGAGCGCGGGCGGCTGTGGGACGGCGACCCCGACACCCACGAAGAGATGTGA
- a CDS encoding Pr6Pr family membrane protein yields the protein MVLRSRLLAFFYRALAALMIVFGIARVSGLWTATPTWSSFTYYTVMSNVLCLVWMVLSAIVTVRDAQRDGWTGVSTPSARWAAAIMEAITVTMLIYLFVLVPSLFTQPGAYEPFTLTDNLVHIITPILVIVDWLLFVPKGRLRAYDPLLWALIPYAYLAFAFTYGALGGEFAPGVRYPYPFMNVEVNGLGDVILWIVGLTVALVGVGYVYYALDRLLARVGAPRPAVARA from the coding sequence ATGGTCCTGCGCTCCCGCCTGCTCGCGTTCTTCTACCGCGCCCTCGCGGCGCTGATGATCGTCTTCGGCATCGCCCGCGTGTCCGGCCTGTGGACGGCCACGCCGACCTGGTCGTCGTTCACCTATTACACGGTCATGAGCAACGTGCTGTGCCTGGTGTGGATGGTGCTGTCGGCGATCGTCACCGTGCGCGATGCGCAGCGAGACGGATGGACCGGCGTCTCCACGCCGTCCGCCCGCTGGGCGGCGGCGATCATGGAGGCGATCACCGTCACGATGCTCATCTACCTGTTCGTGCTGGTGCCGTCGCTGTTCACTCAGCCGGGCGCGTACGAGCCGTTCACACTGACCGACAACCTCGTGCACATCATCACGCCGATCCTCGTCATCGTGGACTGGCTGCTGTTCGTGCCGAAGGGCAGGCTGCGCGCGTACGACCCGCTGCTGTGGGCCCTCATCCCCTACGCCTACCTCGCGTTCGCCTTCACCTACGGTGCGCTCGGCGGCGAGTTCGCGCCGGGCGTGCGCTACCCCTACCCGTTCATGAACGTCGAGGTCAACGGGCTCGGCGACGTGATCCTGTGGATCGTGGGACTCACCGTCGCCCTCGTCGGGGTCGGCTACGTCTACTACGCCCTCGACCGGCTGCTGGCGCGGGTCGGCGCGCCGCGGCCCGCCGTCGCCCGCGCCTAG
- a CDS encoding siderophore-interacting protein — protein MTSPTSTPSFTLSRTGLELRFRQVHLAARQWLTADYVRIRLEGADLRGFTSLGSDDHIRVFFPDTPPASVEELRAAPSREYTPLAWDADEGWLDLEFAIHGDQGVAAPWAATAEIGAIAGVGGPRGSMLMTGRPDGWLLAGDETAVPAMRRFTHLMDADAVGRILVEVADADHELPLDAPAGVVVEQVHRGGAAAGAALAARLDALTAADRPAGDVFGFVAAEQSIVTHGRALLLDRWGLDTDHVVVKGYWKRGTDEYHAPH, from the coding sequence ATGACCTCCCCCACCTCCACGCCCTCGTTCACGCTGTCCCGGACCGGGCTCGAGCTGCGCTTCCGCCAGGTGCATCTGGCGGCGCGGCAGTGGCTGACCGCGGATTACGTCCGCATCCGGCTCGAGGGAGCGGACCTGCGCGGGTTCACCTCGCTGGGATCGGACGACCACATCCGCGTGTTCTTCCCCGACACCCCGCCCGCGTCGGTCGAGGAGCTGCGCGCGGCTCCCAGCCGCGAGTACACGCCGTTGGCGTGGGATGCCGACGAGGGATGGCTCGACCTGGAGTTCGCGATCCACGGCGATCAGGGAGTCGCCGCACCGTGGGCTGCGACCGCGGAGATCGGCGCGATCGCCGGCGTCGGCGGCCCCCGGGGTTCGATGCTGATGACGGGACGTCCCGACGGCTGGCTGCTCGCAGGCGATGAGACCGCCGTGCCCGCCATGCGGCGTTTCACGCACCTGATGGACGCCGACGCGGTGGGACGCATCCTCGTGGAGGTGGCGGATGCCGACCACGAGCTGCCCCTCGATGCCCCCGCCGGCGTGGTCGTCGAGCAGGTGCACCGCGGTGGCGCGGCGGCCGGGGCCGCTCTCGCCGCCCGCCTGGATGCGCTGACCGCGGCCGACCGTCCGGCCGGCGATGTCTTCGGCTTCGTCGCGGCGGAACAGTCGATCGTCACGCACGGCCGGGCCCTGCTGCTGGATCGCTGGGGGCTCGACACCGACCATGTCGTGGTCAAGGGCTACTGGAAGCGCGGCACCGACGAGTATCACGCTCCGCACTGA
- a CDS encoding siderophore ABC transporter substrate-binding protein, translated as MSSTFRRLSLPALAVTGVLALAGCAGSAPAAVESETAAPESVTVTDNHGEQTIALPPQRVVATDNRTITVLDEWGIEVVAAPLDIFPAGLSYKEDGADVINLGNHGEPDLEAVVAADPDLIINGQRFASYYGDFQTLVPDATIVELDPREGEALDEELKRQVTVLGEIFGKQDEAEKMVADFEESIARVTAAYDGTETVMAVITSGGEINYAAPTSGRTLGPVFDILGLTPALTVDGSTDHQGDDISVEAIAASNPDWILVMDRDAGVSANTDEAYTPANDLIGTSEALKNVTAVTAGHIVYMPQGTYLNEGIQTYTQFFNALADALEA; from the coding sequence ATGAGCAGTACGTTCCGTCGTCTGTCCCTTCCCGCGCTCGCCGTCACCGGCGTGCTCGCCCTCGCCGGCTGCGCCGGCAGCGCCCCGGCCGCCGTCGAGAGCGAGACCGCGGCGCCCGAATCGGTGACCGTCACCGACAACCACGGTGAGCAGACCATCGCGCTGCCGCCTCAGCGCGTCGTCGCCACCGACAACCGCACCATCACCGTGCTCGACGAGTGGGGGATCGAGGTCGTCGCCGCGCCGCTGGACATCTTCCCGGCGGGCCTGTCGTACAAGGAGGACGGGGCAGACGTCATCAACCTCGGCAACCACGGTGAGCCCGACCTCGAGGCCGTCGTCGCCGCCGACCCCGACCTCATCATCAACGGACAGCGGTTCGCGAGCTACTACGGCGACTTCCAGACTCTGGTGCCGGATGCGACCATCGTCGAGCTCGACCCGCGCGAGGGAGAGGCGCTCGATGAGGAGCTGAAGCGCCAGGTCACCGTGCTCGGCGAGATCTTCGGCAAGCAGGACGAGGCGGAGAAGATGGTCGCCGACTTCGAGGAGTCGATCGCGCGCGTCACCGCGGCCTACGACGGCACCGAGACGGTCATGGCAGTCATCACCTCGGGCGGCGAGATCAACTACGCCGCGCCGACGAGCGGACGCACCCTCGGGCCGGTCTTCGACATCCTCGGCCTCACGCCCGCGCTCACGGTGGACGGCTCCACCGACCACCAGGGCGACGACATCTCGGTCGAGGCGATCGCAGCATCCAACCCCGACTGGATCCTCGTGATGGACCGGGATGCCGGGGTCAGCGCCAACACCGACGAGGCCTACACGCCGGCGAACGACCTCATCGGCACCTCGGAGGCGCTGAAGAACGTCACGGCCGTCACGGCCGGCCACATCGTCTACATGCCGCAGGGCACCTACCTCAACGAGGGCATCCAGACGTACACGCAGTTCTTCAACGCGCTCGCCGACGCCCTCGAGGCGTGA
- a CDS encoding ABC transporter permease — MTVTTDVVGVRRRSRGRLFTWPLVGGLVVVALLVALSLAVGVYDVWGAPDGGEMFLITRIPRTVGLILAGAAMAMCGLVMQLLTQNRFVEPTTTGTTEWAGLGLLLVMLLFPEAPLMARMIGAVGMAFVGTMLFFFFLRRVMLTSSIIVPIVGMMIGAVVGAVSTFIALSTDMLQSMAIWFTGSFTSVLRGQYEPLWVVLIVVVAVFIAADRFTIAGLGEDVATGVGLDYRRIVLVGTALIALASGVVTVVVGNLPFLGLIVPNVVSLIRGDDLRSNLPWVALGGIALITACDIVARVINMPFEVPVSLILAMVGSVVFIALLLRQRRRA, encoded by the coding sequence ATGACTGTGACGACCGACGTCGTCGGCGTCCGCCGGCGGTCACGTGGACGCCTGTTCACGTGGCCGCTGGTGGGCGGCCTCGTCGTCGTCGCCCTGCTGGTCGCCCTGTCGCTGGCCGTCGGCGTGTACGACGTGTGGGGCGCGCCCGACGGCGGCGAGATGTTCCTCATCACCCGCATCCCGCGCACCGTCGGGCTGATCCTCGCGGGCGCCGCGATGGCGATGTGCGGCCTCGTGATGCAGCTGCTCACACAGAACCGCTTCGTCGAGCCCACGACGACCGGCACCACCGAGTGGGCCGGTCTCGGCCTGCTGCTGGTGATGCTGCTGTTCCCCGAGGCTCCGCTCATGGCCCGCATGATCGGCGCCGTCGGGATGGCGTTCGTGGGCACGATGCTCTTCTTCTTCTTCCTGCGCCGCGTCATGCTGACCTCGTCGATCATCGTCCCCATCGTCGGCATGATGATCGGCGCCGTCGTCGGCGCCGTCTCGACCTTCATCGCCCTGTCGACCGACATGCTGCAGAGCATGGCCATCTGGTTCACGGGCTCGTTCACGTCGGTCCTGCGCGGACAGTACGAGCCGCTGTGGGTCGTGCTCATCGTCGTGGTCGCCGTCTTCATCGCCGCCGATCGCTTCACGATCGCCGGCCTCGGTGAGGACGTCGCCACCGGCGTCGGCCTCGACTACCGGCGAATCGTCCTCGTCGGCACCGCCCTCATCGCCCTCGCCTCCGGTGTGGTGACCGTTGTCGTGGGCAACCTGCCGTTCCTGGGCCTGATCGTGCCGAACGTGGTGTCGCTGATCCGCGGCGACGACCTGCGCTCCAACCTCCCCTGGGTCGCGCTGGGCGGCATCGCCCTCATCACGGCGTGCGACATCGTCGCCCGAGTCATCAACATGCCGTTCGAGGTACCGGTCTCACTCATCCTCGCGATGGTCGGCTCCGTCGTGTTCATCGCCCTTCTGCTGAGGCAGCGTCGCCGTGCCTGA
- a CDS encoding iron chelate uptake ABC transporter family permease subunit — translation MPDILTSVPPAPPAPVRRTGSFPTAAHARRFTVTLAVLAVLAAAIALGILVWDNPAPAGSDGFWRIAQLRVSSVVVIVIVAICQSLATITFQTVTANRIVTPSLMGFESLYTAISTAAIFFFGAAGALMVQGAGPYLLQILVMLLFSGILYGWLLSGRYANVQIMLLVGIILGGALAAFSTFMQRLLTPTEFDLLTARLIGSVANADVTYLPIAVPLMVLAAAGLWWGARRLNVLALGRPIALGLGAPQRRDSILALLMVSILMAVSTSLIGPMTFFGFLVAMVTYQLADTYDHRRMFAMSWLVGFVVLGGAYFVLKHVFYAAGSVGIIVEIVGGTFFLIHLLRKGRL, via the coding sequence GTGCCTGACATCCTCACCTCTGTGCCGCCTGCGCCGCCTGCACCGGTGCGCCGCACCGGCTCCTTCCCGACCGCGGCCCACGCCCGCCGCTTCACCGTGACGCTCGCGGTGCTCGCCGTCCTCGCGGCGGCGATCGCCCTCGGCATCCTCGTGTGGGACAACCCCGCCCCCGCGGGCAGCGACGGCTTCTGGCGCATCGCGCAGCTGCGCGTGTCGAGCGTCGTCGTGATCGTGATCGTGGCGATCTGCCAGTCGCTGGCGACGATCACGTTCCAGACGGTCACCGCCAACCGCATCGTGACGCCCTCGCTCATGGGATTCGAGTCGCTGTACACGGCGATCTCAACCGCGGCGATCTTCTTCTTCGGTGCCGCCGGTGCGCTCATGGTCCAGGGCGCCGGGCCCTATCTGCTGCAGATCCTCGTGATGCTCCTCTTCTCCGGCATCCTCTACGGCTGGCTGCTGTCAGGCCGGTACGCGAACGTGCAGATCATGCTGCTCGTGGGAATCATCCTCGGCGGCGCGCTCGCGGCGTTCTCGACCTTCATGCAGCGCCTGCTCACTCCGACCGAGTTCGACCTGCTGACCGCGCGCCTCATCGGCAGCGTCGCCAACGCGGATGTCACCTACCTGCCCATCGCGGTGCCGCTCATGGTGCTGGCCGCCGCCGGGCTGTGGTGGGGTGCGCGGCGGTTGAACGTCCTCGCCCTCGGCCGCCCCATCGCGCTCGGACTCGGGGCGCCGCAGCGGCGCGACTCGATCCTCGCGCTGCTGATGGTCTCGATCCTCATGGCCGTGTCGACCTCGCTCATCGGGCCCATGACGTTCTTCGGGTTCCTCGTCGCGATGGTCACCTATCAGCTCGCCGACACGTACGACCACCGACGGATGTTCGCGATGTCGTGGCTCGTGGGCTTCGTCGTGCTGGGCGGCGCGTACTTCGTGCTCAAGCACGTCTTCTACGCGGCCGGGTCGGTCGGCATCATCGTCGAGATCGTCGGCGGCACCTTCTTCCTCATCCACCTCCTGCGAAAGGGGCGCCTGTGA
- a CDS encoding iron ABC transporter ATP-binding protein — MISLTAVEKRYSTEVSIGPVDLDLPAGGITALIGPNGAGKSTLLTIIGRLLDADAGTVSIAGHDVASTKSRELAKVVAVLRQENHFVTRLTVRQLVGFGRYPHSQGRLTLADEAVIDRSIDFLGLQGLEGRYLDELSGGQRQRAYVAMVLAQDTDYVLLDEPLNNLDIQHAVQMMRHLHRAAAELGRTIVVVLHDINFAGHYADRVCAMKDGQVVAFGTPDEIIRGDVLTGIFDTPVEVVDGPRGRLAVYY; from the coding sequence GTGATCTCGCTCACCGCCGTCGAGAAGCGCTACAGCACCGAGGTCTCGATCGGCCCGGTGGACCTCGACCTGCCGGCCGGCGGCATCACGGCGCTCATCGGCCCGAACGGCGCCGGCAAGTCGACGCTGCTGACGATCATCGGCCGTCTTCTCGACGCGGATGCCGGGACCGTCTCGATCGCGGGACACGACGTGGCCTCGACGAAATCGCGGGAGCTCGCGAAGGTGGTCGCCGTGCTTCGGCAGGAGAACCACTTCGTGACGCGGCTCACGGTGCGTCAGCTCGTCGGCTTCGGCCGCTACCCTCACTCGCAGGGCCGTCTCACCCTCGCCGACGAGGCCGTCATCGACCGCTCGATCGATTTCCTGGGGCTGCAGGGACTCGAGGGTCGCTACCTCGATGAGCTGTCCGGCGGTCAGCGTCAGCGCGCCTACGTCGCGATGGTGCTCGCGCAGGACACCGACTACGTGCTGCTGGACGAGCCGCTGAACAACCTCGACATCCAGCACGCCGTGCAGATGATGCGCCACCTGCACCGCGCCGCCGCCGAACTCGGCCGCACGATCGTCGTGGTGCTGCACGACATCAACTTCGCGGGCCACTACGCCGACCGGGTGTGCGCGATGAAAGACGGGCAGGTGGTCGCGTTCGGGACGCCCGACGAGATCATCCGCGGCGATGTGCTCACCGGCATCTTCGACACGCCCGTCGAGGTGGTCGACGGCCCGCGCGGCCGCCTCGCGGTCTACTACTGA
- a CDS encoding DNA-3-methyladenine glycosylase family protein: MTSGVRMPTQTRDPRAAPDRPLETEYRPRVAIDARRAIAYQQRGAHDPSHTVHEGIIWRVSRTPEGVATLAIRVKRDRVRGAAWGPGAEWALQQLPRLCGAADDPDGFEADRHPLIADVHRRHPALRIGRTDLVFDALASAIFEQKVTGLQAFGAWRMILTWCGERAPGPTPRPMFAPPADWRLIPSWTWHRAGLEPPQAKTVVSAAARRASIERAAASATDGDARDRVFTSLPGVGVWTSAEARIRAFGDADAVSVGDYHLCHQVGYALTGRRVDDDGMCALLEPWRGHRQRVIRLIGLSGAVEPRRGPRLAPEDHRGR, encoded by the coding sequence ATGACGAGCGGGGTGCGGATGCCGACGCAGACGCGCGATCCGCGCGCCGCGCCCGATCGGCCCCTGGAGACCGAGTACCGACCCCGCGTCGCGATCGACGCCCGCCGGGCGATCGCGTATCAGCAGCGCGGCGCGCACGATCCCTCGCACACCGTGCACGAAGGCATCATCTGGCGGGTGAGCCGCACTCCCGAGGGCGTCGCGACGCTCGCGATCCGCGTCAAGCGCGACCGTGTCCGCGGCGCGGCCTGGGGCCCAGGGGCGGAATGGGCGCTGCAGCAGCTTCCCCGCCTGTGCGGCGCGGCGGACGATCCCGACGGGTTCGAGGCCGACCGGCATCCGCTCATCGCCGACGTCCACCGCCGCCACCCGGCGCTGCGCATCGGGCGCACCGACCTCGTCTTCGACGCGCTGGCCAGCGCGATCTTCGAGCAGAAGGTGACGGGGCTTCAGGCCTTCGGGGCGTGGCGCATGATCCTGACCTGGTGCGGCGAGCGCGCGCCGGGACCGACGCCGCGGCCCATGTTCGCGCCGCCCGCGGATTGGCGTCTGATCCCCAGCTGGACGTGGCATCGCGCCGGGCTCGAGCCGCCGCAGGCGAAGACGGTCGTGTCCGCGGCGGCACGGCGCGCCTCGATCGAGCGCGCCGCGGCATCCGCGACGGACGGCGATGCACGCGACCGCGTCTTCACGAGCCTGCCGGGCGTCGGCGTCTGGACGAGCGCGGAGGCCCGCATCCGCGCCTTCGGCGATGCCGACGCCGTCAGCGTCGGCGACTACCACCTGTGCCATCAGGTCGGGTACGCCCTGACCGGCCGTCGGGTGGACGATGACGGCATGTGCGCGCTGCTCGAGCCGTGGCGCGGCCACCGTCAGCGGGTCATCCGCCTGATCGGGCTGAGCGGCGCCGTCGAGCCGCGCCGCGGGCCGCGTCTGGCGCCCGAGGACCACCGGGGCCGCTGA
- a CDS encoding winged helix-turn-helix domain-containing protein, with translation MSNTALLAQPTAVRHLHAVETPAPVTPAPTTGSIPVGTAPRGFALYVGIDEAKAAADGVSLSTLVEALRRTLGELAPHAETYATVALAPVGAGGRDVDVVRLALHEPSAVARTKNEQPEEDHVPGGVTIDISRRRVHIDGESAALTFKEFELLQYLVLREGRTIERTELVSSLWSHADADEAPGERTIDVHVRRLRAKLGRYEDVVRTVRGIGYRFDRHADVVIRYGHGTPSPDRF, from the coding sequence ATGTCGAACACCGCTCTTCTCGCCCAGCCCACCGCCGTCCGCCACCTCCACGCCGTCGAGACGCCCGCCCCCGTCACCCCGGCTCCGACCACCGGCAGCATCCCGGTCGGCACCGCGCCGCGCGGTTTCGCGCTGTACGTCGGCATCGACGAGGCCAAAGCCGCCGCCGACGGCGTCTCGCTGTCGACGCTGGTCGAGGCGCTGCGCCGCACGCTCGGCGAGCTCGCCCCACACGCCGAGACCTACGCGACCGTCGCGCTGGCGCCCGTCGGCGCCGGCGGCCGTGACGTCGACGTCGTCCGCCTCGCCCTGCACGAGCCGAGCGCCGTCGCACGCACGAAGAACGAGCAGCCCGAGGAGGACCACGTCCCCGGCGGCGTCACCATCGACATCTCCCGCCGCCGCGTGCACATCGACGGCGAGTCGGCGGCCCTCACGTTCAAGGAGTTCGAGCTGCTGCAGTACCTCGTGCTCCGCGAGGGCCGCACGATCGAGCGGACCGAGCTGGTCTCGTCGCTGTGGAGCCACGCCGACGCCGATGAGGCGCCGGGCGAGCGCACCATCGACGTGCACGTGCGGCGCCTGCGCGCCAAGCTCGGCCGCTACGAGGACGTCGTGCGCACTGTGCGGGGCATCGGCTACCGGTTCGACCGTCACGCCGACGTCGTCATCCGCTACGGCCACGGCACACCTTCGCCCGACCGCTTCTGA
- a CDS encoding GNAT family N-acetyltransferase — protein sequence MTAFRFTDEKDQSRYTLHRGDDLVSVLDYRDDGQTLAMTRAYTIPTFRGHGYAGELVARAVEDVAARGDRVVSPVCWYVADWFAAHPEHAGLLAQRRAG from the coding sequence ATGACCGCTTTCAGGTTCACGGATGAGAAGGACCAGTCGCGCTACACGCTTCACCGCGGCGATGACCTCGTGAGCGTGCTCGACTACCGCGACGACGGGCAGACCCTCGCGATGACGCGGGCGTACACGATCCCCACCTTCCGCGGGCACGGGTACGCGGGCGAGCTGGTGGCGCGGGCGGTGGAGGATGTCGCGGCGCGCGGCGACCGCGTCGTCAGCCCCGTCTGCTGGTACGTCGCCGACTGGTTCGCCGCGCATCCCGAGCACGCCGGGCTTCTCGCACAGCGTCGCGCCGGCTGA